In Zonotrichia albicollis isolate bZonAlb1 chromosome 3, bZonAlb1.hap1, whole genome shotgun sequence, a single window of DNA contains:
- the HINT3 gene encoding adenosine 5'-monophosphoramidase HINT3, whose amino-acid sequence MAGPEAAGGAAAAAAAEGSEAGNVGGDGYDGKCVFCRIARREEPGTVLLPCEDEDLVCFRDIKPGAPHHYLVVPVKHMGNCKTLKTEHIPLVKRMMEVGKAVLQNNNFSDLNDVRMGFHWPPFCSIAHLHLHVLAPASQLGFLSRIYYRLNSYWFITAEQLIERLQTENAAS is encoded by the exons ATGGCCGGGCCTGAGGCCGCGGGtggtgccgccgccgccgccgccgctgagGGGAGCGAAGCCGGGAATGTCGGCGGCGATGGCTACGACGGGAAGTGCGTGTTCTGCAGGATCGCCCGCCGGGAGGAGCCGGGCACGGTGCTGCTCCCCTGCGAG GATGAAGACCTTGTTTGCTTTAGAGATATAAAACCTGGTGCCCCCCACCACTACCTGGTGGTGCCCGTGAAGCACATGGGAAACTGCAAAACACTGAAGACAGAGCACATACCTCTAG TGAAGAGAATGATGGAAGTGGGAAAAGCTGTTCTCCAGAACAATAATTTTAGTGACTTGAATGATGTAAG aATGGGTTTTCACTGGCCACCGTTCTGCTCCATAGCCCACTTGCATCTGCACGTCCTGGCCCCAGCCAGCCAGCTGGGCTTCTTATCCAGGATCTACTACAGACTCAATTCCTACTGGTTTATCACG GCTGAACAACTGATCGAGAGACTGCAGACTGAAAATGCTGCCAGCTGA